The DNA window aaatggtagagctgccgctttcaaggagcgggactctaacccggaagcttaaaagaaatcctgcaatgccctccgatgaaccataaaacaggcaaagcgtcaatacaggactaagatcgaattgttcTAAAATGGCTCCGACCCgcatcagatgtggcagggcttgcaaactattacagactacaaagtgaAGTAAAGCCGagaactgcccagtgacatgagcctaccagacgagctaaataacttctatgctcgcatcGAAGCAAGTAACAGTGAAACATGCACGAgagcatgctctgaccaactggcaagtgtcttcatggacattttcaaactctccctgtctgagtctgtaataccaacatgtttcaagcagaccatcatagtccctgtgcccaagaacactaaggtaacctgcctaaatgactaccgacccgaagcactcacgtctgtagccatgaagtgctttgaaaggctggtcatggctcactttaacaccattatcccagaaaccctagacccactccaatttggataccgccccaacagatccacagatgatgcaatctctattgcactccacactgccctttcccacctggacaaaaggaacacctatgtgagaatgatcttcattgactacagctcagcgttcaacaccatagtgccctcaaagctcatcactaagctaaggaccctgggactaaacacctccctctgcagctggatcctggacttcctgacgggccgcctccaggtggtaagggtaggtaacaacacatccgccacgctgatcctcaacatgggggccactcaggggtgcgtgctcagttccctcctgcactccctgttcactcatgactgaacggccaggcacgactccaacaccatcattaagtttgccgatgacaacagtggtaggcctgatcaccgacaatgatgagacagcctatagggaggtggtcagagacctgaccatgtggtggaaggacaacaacctctccctcaacgtgatcaagacaaaggagttgattgtggactacagaaaaaggaggactgagcacacccccattctcatcgatggggctgtagtggagcaggtcgagagcttcaagttccttggcatccacatcaccaacaaacaaacaaacatggtccaagcacaccaagacagtcagtcgtgaagaaggcatgacaaaacctattccccctcaggagactgaaaggatttggcatggttcctcagatcctcaaaaggttctacagctgcaccatcgagagcatcctgacgggttgcatcactgcctggtatggcaactgctcggcctctgaccgcaaggcactacagagggtaacgcgtatggcccagtacgtcaccggggccaagcttcctgccatccaggacctctataccaggcggtgtcagaggcgGGGCTCTAAcatttgtcaaagactccagttaccctagtcatagactgttctctctgctaccgcatggaaagcggtaccggagcaccaagtctaggtccaagaggcttctaaacagcttctaccccccaagccataagactcctgaacatctaatcaaatggctacccagactatttgcattgcccccccccctttctacgttgctgctactctctgtcattatttatgcatagtcactttaataactctacctacatgtacatattacctcaattacctcgacaccggtgccccgcatattgactctgtactggtactccctgtatatagcctcactattgttattttactgctggtctttaattatttgttacttttatctcttacttttttgggggtattttcttaaataaaaggttacatttaattttcacaaaaaaacgtAATTGTTGGTAGCCAGCTGGCACAGTTGGCACAGTTGTtggtaagtaagcgtttcactgtgaggtctacacctgttgtattcggcgcatgtgacaaataacatttgatttgcgaACCTAGGTAAGTGACAACATCCACTTTAGGAACAACTTAGGCCTACCTATTAcaagtggtttctttacagcgaTCACGCAGCTTTGTCTCACAGTCCATCTGTTGACCTTTGAAAATAAGAAAAACAATTTCACTTAGACCTTCTGGCAGTGATACCAAATATAGACTTTTATCCTACTGTATAAATGACATTGTGTATTAGAAACAGTGTCAAATTTGTGATAAATTCTTACACATTTGCACTGTGCTGACCACCTCATTCCTCTCCATGTTGTCATTGGGTGATGGTATTGGGGGTTGTGGTCTCGACCTTGGCTCTTGGGCCCTCGGCTCTGGCTCGATGTAGTTTGTCTCCTCTAGTTCAGGGGCAGGACGTCGGTCTACTCCGTTCTCTGAAGAAGAACAAGTGTCACATCACATGTAATATACTCTGCAAAACAAAATGCATAAAAGCAACCAATTTGTTATGGCACAACTTTCTTCTGAAAGCAGCCGACCTGTATAGCAGAGATTGTCCCTACAGCCTCCACCGTAGCTGGGCGGACAGGCAGAGCACGGGCTGCCATGTTGGTATGGGGCATGCCCCCACCAGTTTCCCCTGCACACAAATGACATCATAAAACACACTGAACCTTTTAACCCAATCCTTCCCAGTTCCCATACACTACATAACGTACAGCAGTTGAAAGTAAGAATCTGAacttaatgatttttttttttgggggggggggggacataagAACAATTAAAAAACCTTTCAAACTTACGGCGGTGAGTAGTTGCAAACCAAGTACACAGCTTTAGTCCAAATCATGCCCCAAACGTTCATGTTGTAGCACACATTAATAGCACATCCAATATGGCTGCTTGTTGCCCAAACCATCTGCAAAGACAAACAAAGTAGCTACCTTCAGTTAGTAGTCCTCTCAGACTTCTCTGACCTTAAATAAGGTTTTATGATATTGTTATAGGAAACTCTTACCTGTGTGTAGTGAGTGCAGACAGGACCAGAGCATCTGAAGGGGCAGTGTGGGTTACACTCCTGTGGATAGGGATAGCTGTAGTCTCTCACTTCATCATACCAGGCCTGGACGTGAAATGTTGGTGGTCGGTCTCTGAGGAAAGTAGAAACGAAACAATTTAACTAactagggtttcccaaacttggtcctggggccTCCCAGGGTTGcatgtttagttttttgccctagtactacatagctgattcaaataatcaaagcttgatgatgagttgattattttaatcagctgtgtagtgctagggcaaaaaccaaaatatgCACCCATGGGGGGCCccgggactgagtttgggaaaccctaaaCTAGACACAACCCACAGCAATATACAGTATCAGTACTCCCTGTACAGTCTAATCACACATTGGTTGCCTCATGAGTTTATAGGACCCCGCAACATGTTAGGAAATGGGCATACAGTATAACTGTATAATGACATAATGCATATAATCAAACTGGTCATCTCTCCAGATACTATACAGACCTTCCCCAGTGGGCACCCAGGTTTTGTCCAATCTGAGTTAGCATATGTTGTGGTCCATGCTCCCACCGGCAGGTGTGTGCCCAGTGCTCAGCACTCCTCTCCAGATCTGTATCCCAAACCTTTGAAATGCCAAAGTCAGAGTTGTTCTGATAAGATAAAGACATATCTGCAGGCACATCAGATTGGTGCTATTGATACACTTAATACTGCTAGTATTAGTATTACTCTTGAAAGACAAAACTCTTGATAAACAAAAATTGTAAATACAAATTCTAACATTCTTCACAGAAAGTCTTGGGGGGCCCTGATGGCATTTTTAGTATTACTGGTCTCTTTGCATCAACtctccactgggcacagacgtcaattcaacgtctattccacgttggttccacgtcatttcattgaaatgatgtggaaacaacattgattcaaccagtgtgtgcccagtgggtctgcACTAAAGTGCAACAACCTACATGATCGAGATCTTATAACGGGTCAAGTGAAGTTAAAAACTATCATCTATTTGTGCACCACTTGTTTCTTACAAAGAACTACGTAGATATGACTTGAGGAATTCTAACGTTTCAGCCAAGTTGTAGTACAATTGTCCATTAGGTGTAGTGTTCTGCTGTTTAACTGCACTAACACCCATCAAGGTTAATTGAAAACTGTGCCAGCCGGCTGGCTGCCCTGTACAGTCCTAATGTCTTCCATGTGTAGAACATTACATTAGTGATATCTGCATTCTGCACTGCTTAGGGTGATTGCAATGGGCTTGAGGCCAATGGACATACCATAGGCCTGCAATactatatatgccatttagcagacacttttatctaaAGCGACTGACAGTCATGCGCGCATATATACacatgggtggtcctgggaatcgaacTGACCACCCTGGCAgcgcaagcgccatgctctaacaactgagccacacaggaccacagtGTATCCACACAGGATACACATCTCCATTTATGCATGGGAAGTCATCCAAATGAACCACCATACTTCAAAGGATGATGCTCAACTGTTACACGTTTGAATCAACACAGATCCAGCTTTGTTGCCAAATGAAATGCAAAGATAAAGACTAATATTTGAAGATGTGAGTTGAAATGGTTGAGGCAGAGTGCACGATCCCAGGGGAGGTGAGAGCTGGCCGGTTACCAAGGCAGGGGGCAGAGCTTGAGGTTTGGCAGGGCCAGTAACACACTGGCTTTATTGCTTGGCTGTCGGTCAGGCTTGTTTTTAGGTTTTGATCTATTTGAGCACTCTGTGCTCTAAGAACTTGGTGTGAAACCTCTGAGTTGGCCCTGACTTTGCAGATGTGCTCTGCTGAACCCCATGGATGGTTGAATTGGTTTGAAAATGTTCCAGATTCTCAAGCCTAGATGTCTTGAGTCGTTGAGCAAGTATCATTAGCTAAGATGAAGAAGTATCAGTGCAAAATAACTAACTAACACTTGCTTCAATCTGTAGTACTGTACAATCTCCTTCTACATTCTCCAGTATGGGCAAGTCATATTCCAATTGCCTACAGTTCATCTTAGGATGACCTAAATATAACAGAAATGTGTGATGCAGACACAACAGGTCCTGGTTCAGCTTACCATATACTCCATATTTGAAGCTTGAGGATAAACTTGAC is part of the Salmo trutta chromosome 31, fSalTru1.1, whole genome shotgun sequence genome and encodes:
- the LOC115169719 gene encoding cysteine-rich secretory protein LCCL domain-containing 1 isoform X2, with product MKCGTQDWLRGFGLLFFVQTVLSMVIPNSTHLEMLLEKYMNKDDEWWVSKQRGKRAITEGDMHLILDLHNNLRGQVYPQASNMEYMVWDTDLERSAEHWAHTCRWEHGPQHMLTQIGQNLGAHWGRDRPPTFHVQAWYDEVRDYSYPYPQECNPHCPFRCSGPVCTHYTQMVWATSSHIGCAINVCYNMNVWGMIWTKAVYLVCNYSPPGNWWGHAPYQHGSPCSACPPSYGGGCRDNLCYTENGVDRRPAPELEETNYIEPEPRAQEPRSRPQPPIPSPNDNMERNEVVSTVQMCQQMDCETKLRDRCKETTCNRYECPPGCLSSPGKVIGTAYYDMQSSVCGAGLHAGIIDNDGGWLDVTRHGRKPHFTKSYKNGIQSLGMNRSANAFKVFSVPGMSDLVSPLSQ